The following coding sequences lie in one Saccharopolyspora hordei genomic window:
- the cas1e gene encoding type I-E CRISPR-associated endonuclease Cas1e, protein MSEVWWKADPHGLHRLVDRVSSVYIERSHLDRDDNAVVVINKRETVRIPAAMIAVVLLGPGTRTTHAAISLLADSGTAVCWVGEHGVRMYAAGVGASRGTTLLQRQAWLVSRTKERLAVARAMYAMRFPGEDVSTMTMQQLRGREGARVRRLYRDHARRTGVKWTGREYVPGDAFAAGDDLNRLLSAANAALYGICHAVISGLGASPGLGFIHTGAATSFVMDIADLYKADYTIPLAFDLAASGLTDERDARVGLRDRITQDQLLPRIVRDVKALLGHPDVEDAEPDTNRIWDERRDPLPGALNYADPTDPHPTAPHDRGSEHISIIGPETTTSDPTPGAS, encoded by the coding sequence ATGTCAGAGGTGTGGTGGAAAGCAGACCCGCACGGCTTGCACCGCCTCGTGGACCGTGTTTCCAGCGTCTACATCGAACGTAGCCACCTCGACCGTGACGACAACGCCGTCGTCGTGATCAACAAGCGTGAGACCGTTCGCATTCCCGCGGCGATGATCGCGGTCGTTCTGCTCGGGCCCGGCACCCGAACCACTCACGCGGCCATCAGCCTGCTCGCCGACTCCGGCACCGCCGTCTGCTGGGTCGGCGAACACGGCGTTCGCATGTATGCCGCCGGCGTCGGAGCCAGCCGCGGGACCACACTCTTGCAACGCCAAGCATGGCTGGTGAGCCGCACCAAGGAACGTCTCGCCGTCGCCCGCGCCATGTACGCCATGCGATTCCCAGGCGAAGACGTGAGCACGATGACCATGCAGCAACTGCGTGGGCGGGAAGGCGCCCGAGTCCGCCGCCTCTACCGAGACCACGCCCGCAGGACCGGCGTCAAGTGGACCGGGCGCGAATACGTACCCGGTGATGCTTTCGCCGCGGGCGACGACCTCAACCGCCTGCTCTCAGCAGCCAACGCCGCCCTCTACGGCATTTGCCACGCTGTGATCAGCGGCCTCGGGGCCAGCCCCGGCCTTGGTTTCATCCACACCGGCGCCGCTACCTCCTTCGTCATGGACATCGCAGACCTCTACAAGGCCGACTACACCATTCCGTTGGCTTTCGATCTCGCCGCCAGCGGACTCACCGACGAGCGTGACGCTCGCGTTGGCCTCCGCGACCGCATCACCCAAGACCAGCTGCTACCGCGGATCGTACGCGATGTCAAAGCCCTTCTCGGGCATCCCGACGTCGAGGACGCCGAACCTGACACCAACCGGATCTGGGACGAACGACGCGATCCCCTACCCGGGGCCTTGAACTACGCAGACCCCACCGACCCGCACCCCACCGCTCCGCATGATCGGGGCAGCGAGCACATCTCCATCATCGGACCCGAGACCACCACATCTGACCCGACTCCAGGCGCCTCATGA
- the cas2e gene encoding type I-E CRISPR-associated endoribonuclease Cas2e has translation MTVIVLIAAPEGLRGHLTRWMVEVNAGVFVGNPSRRVRDRLWDVLATRIGDGQAVLVEPMNNEQGWTVRTAGRDRWHPVDYDGLILSARPRR, from the coding sequence ATGACCGTCATCGTCCTCATCGCCGCCCCTGAAGGACTACGCGGCCACCTGACTCGATGGATGGTCGAGGTCAACGCCGGCGTCTTCGTCGGCAACCCCAGTCGACGCGTCCGAGACCGCCTTTGGGACGTCCTCGCTACCCGCATAGGGGACGGCCAAGCAGTACTCGTCGAGCCCATGAACAACGAGCAAGGTTGGACCGTTCGCACCGCGGGACGCGACCGCTGGCATCCCGTCGACTACGACGGACTGATTCTCTCCGCCCGTCCTCGCCGCTGA
- a CDS encoding recombinase family protein: protein MLSSSSQPSKSSEDGLHGHGRWCRKHPDRGRAQLRSILENPRYTGCAFFGRWTRQETLLDPDDVAAGHVVRFHRAGKESVVRSRKPAHPAIVSVETFVEVQLRRRARTAGGLAASRKLERGPKKTTKRAYPLVTSGPTTGVLRARWCRARRCSPTTRRTSTCPRLRCWSSFTPGSDTCSIRLVVVTRSRLCSTPRGRTGRRQRVRALSAVSLMPSAGCGGCRRRSRQVSTCCVGRVDQRGASRAGSGSGRVGQRPGTHPAD, encoded by the coding sequence ATGCTCTCTTCTTCGTCACAACCGTCGAAGTCCTCGGAGGACGGCTTGCATGGTCATGGGCGATGGTGTCGGAAACATCCTGATCGTGGGCGTGCTCAGTTGCGGTCGATCTTGGAGAACCCTCGCTACACCGGGTGCGCCTTCTTCGGTCGCTGGACCAGGCAGGAGACCTTGCTCGACCCTGATGACGTCGCAGCCGGGCATGTGGTCCGGTTCCACCGGGCCGGTAAGGAATCAGTGGTGCGCTCGCGGAAGCCGGCGCACCCGGCGATCGTGTCGGTGGAGACGTTCGTCGAGGTGCAGTTGCGGCGTCGGGCTCGGACCGCGGGTGGACTGGCAGCGAGTCGGAAACTGGAGCGTGGGCCGAAGAAGACGACCAAGCGTGCCTACCCGCTCGTGACCAGCGGACCTACTACCGGTGTGCTGCGCGCACGCTGGTGCCGGGCTCGCCGGTGCTCGCCGACCACCCGAAGAACGTCTACCTGCCCGAGGCTCCGGTGCTGGAGCAGCTTCACGCCTGGCTCGGACACTTGTTCGATCCGGCTCGTCGTCGTGACACGGTCGCGGCTCTGCTCGACTCCCAGGGGCAGGACCGGGCGTCGACAGCGCGTGCGAGCGCTGAGCGCCGTCTCGCTGATGCCGAGCGCCGGCTGCGGCGGCTGCAGGAGGCGATCAAGGCAGGTGTCGACCTGCTGCGTTGGTCGAGTCGATCAACGAGGCGCAAGCCGAGCGGGAAGCGGCTCGGGCCGAGTTGGCCAACGCCCCGGCACGCACCCTGCTGACTGA